A single region of the Gossypium arboreum isolate Shixiya-1 chromosome 12, ASM2569848v2, whole genome shotgun sequence genome encodes:
- the LOC108476688 gene encoding uncharacterized protein LOC108476688 isoform X2, with protein MLPTVSKTRSTPSTSRPNSMFPQYLRRIVKWQQMDIEYTFWQMLHLCTAPKVVYQHTKYHKQTKNQWARDDPAFVVICSLLLAVATIAYCAAYDHSAAHAVFVVISVLLFHFLLTGVFLATCCWFLTNAYLREEAPNSHVVEQRVEWLYAFDVHCNSFFPMFVMLYVIHYFVSPLLVAHGFIPELLSNLLFMVAASYYHYLNFLGYDVLPFLERTTFFLYPIGVIIVLSPILILSGFNPSRYFMNMYFSQRI; from the exons ATGTTACCAACGGTGAGCAAAACGCGTTCCACGCCCTCCACATCTCGACCTAACTCCATGTTCCCTCAGTACCTACGTCGAATTGTCAAG TGGCAACAAATGGATATTGAATATACTTTCTGGCAAATGCTTCACCTATGTACTGCACCAAAGGTTGT CTATCAGCACACAAAATATCACAAAC AAACCAAGAACCAGTGGGCACGTGACGACCCTGCTTTTGTTGTAATCTGTAGCCTTCTTTTGGCAGTTGCAACAATAGCTTATTGTGCTGC GTATGATCACAGTGCTGCACATGCTGTTTTTGTAGTTATTTCAGTATTGCTTTTCCATTTTTTACTTACTGGAGTATTTCTGGCTACATGTTGTTG GTTCTTGACAAATGCTTACCTTCGGGAAGAGGCTCCAAATAGTCATGTTGTTGAACAACGGGTTGAATG GCTGTATGCATTTGATGTGCACTGCAATTCTTTCTTCCCGATGTTTGTAATGCTTTACG TAATACATTATTTTGTGTCACCGCTTCTGGTAGCCCATGGTTTTATACCTGAACTTCTGTCCAATCTGCTGTTCATGGTGGCAGCTTCTTACTATCACTACCTTAACTTTTTAGGTTATGACG TACTTCCCTTTTTGGAGAGAACAACCTTTTTCCTCTACCCAATTGGTGTCATAATTGTTCTATCCCCTATCT TGATTTTAAGTGGCTTCAATCCTTCAAGATATTTTATGAATATGTATTTTAGCCAAAGGATATGA
- the LOC108476688 gene encoding uncharacterized protein LOC108476688 isoform X1 translates to MLPTVSKTRSTPSTSRPNSMFPQYLRRIVKWQQMDIEYTFWQMLHLCTAPKVVSVVHMNYHGGCSYQHTKYHKQTKNQWARDDPAFVVICSLLLAVATIAYCAAYDHSAAHAVFVVISVLLFHFLLTGVFLATCCWFLTNAYLREEAPNSHVVEQRVEWLYAFDVHCNSFFPMFVMLYVIHYFVSPLLVAHGFIPELLSNLLFMVAASYYHYLNFLGYDVLPFLERTTFFLYPIGVIIVLSPILILSGFNPSRYFMNMYFSQRI, encoded by the exons ATGTTACCAACGGTGAGCAAAACGCGTTCCACGCCCTCCACATCTCGACCTAACTCCATGTTCCCTCAGTACCTACGTCGAATTGTCAAG TGGCAACAAATGGATATTGAATATACTTTCTGGCAAATGCTTCACCTATGTACTGCACCAAAGGTTGT ttctGTTGTGCATATGAATTACCATGGCGGATGCAGCTATCAGCACACAAAATATCACAAAC AAACCAAGAACCAGTGGGCACGTGACGACCCTGCTTTTGTTGTAATCTGTAGCCTTCTTTTGGCAGTTGCAACAATAGCTTATTGTGCTGC GTATGATCACAGTGCTGCACATGCTGTTTTTGTAGTTATTTCAGTATTGCTTTTCCATTTTTTACTTACTGGAGTATTTCTGGCTACATGTTGTTG GTTCTTGACAAATGCTTACCTTCGGGAAGAGGCTCCAAATAGTCATGTTGTTGAACAACGGGTTGAATG GCTGTATGCATTTGATGTGCACTGCAATTCTTTCTTCCCGATGTTTGTAATGCTTTACG TAATACATTATTTTGTGTCACCGCTTCTGGTAGCCCATGGTTTTATACCTGAACTTCTGTCCAATCTGCTGTTCATGGTGGCAGCTTCTTACTATCACTACCTTAACTTTTTAGGTTATGACG TACTTCCCTTTTTGGAGAGAACAACCTTTTTCCTCTACCCAATTGGTGTCATAATTGTTCTATCCCCTATCT TGATTTTAAGTGGCTTCAATCCTTCAAGATATTTTATGAATATGTATTTTAGCCAAAGGATATGA